One Amycolatopsis sp. NBC_00355 genomic window carries:
- the nirB gene encoding nitrite reductase large subunit NirB yields the protein MPTLVVAGHGMVAHRLVEAVRTADSSGTWRIVVLSEEPRPAYDRVALTSYVDGWDPASLALPGSDYAGDSHVDLRLGELAVSVDRAARTVATASGSTVSYDALVLATGSRPFVPPVPGHDLPGCFVYRTIEDLDAIRAAAERPGRGRRAAVVIGGGLLGLEAAKALRDMGLSPHVVEMAPRLMPLQVDEGGGSLLRRLISGLDVTVHTGTSTDAIEADGSRLVARLGNGTELDVDLVVFSAGVRPRDDLARQSGLDVGPRGGVLVDSSCRTGDPAVYAIGECAAVEGRVYGIVAPGYAMAEIVAAQLTGGSGTFPEPDTSTKLKLMGVDVASFGDAHAATEGALEVAVNDAVAGTYKKLVVTDDGKTLLGGVLVGDAAEYNTLRALVGRPLPAEPSAILAPAGGGAAVGVDALPDAAQICSCNAVSKGTLTRAIHEDGCDTVGELKACTRAGTACGSCVPLLGRLLTAAGVEQSKALCEHFGQSRAELFEIVRATRIPTFSEVIARYGTGTGCAVCKPAVASILATLGGGHVLGGERMTLQDTNDRFLANIQRNGTYSVVPRIPGGEITPEKLIVIGQVAKDFGLYTKITGGQRIDLFGATVDQLPLIWRRLVDAGFESGHAYGKALRTVKSCVGSTWCRYGVQDSVGLAIELELRYRGLRSPHKLKSAVSGCARECAEARSKDFGIIATENGWNLYVGGNGGTTPRHAELLVSDVDTETLIRTIDRFLMFYVRTADRLQRTAPWIEELDGGLDHLRAVIVDDSLGICEDLDAAMAKHVDNYVDEWRGVLEDPEKLARFTSFVNAPGTPDPAISFRSERAQKVPVMLGVPEVRR from the coding sequence ATGCCCACCCTGGTCGTCGCCGGACACGGCATGGTCGCCCACCGCCTGGTGGAGGCGGTGCGCACCGCCGACAGCTCCGGAACCTGGCGGATCGTCGTGCTCTCCGAGGAGCCGCGCCCGGCGTACGACCGGGTGGCCCTGACGTCCTATGTGGACGGCTGGGACCCCGCGTCGCTGGCGCTGCCCGGCTCGGACTACGCCGGTGACTCCCATGTGGACCTGCGGCTCGGTGAACTGGCCGTGTCGGTGGACCGAGCCGCTCGCACGGTCGCCACCGCGTCCGGTTCCACCGTCTCGTACGACGCTCTGGTCCTGGCCACCGGCTCGCGGCCGTTCGTGCCGCCGGTGCCCGGGCACGACCTGCCCGGCTGTTTCGTCTACCGGACCATCGAGGACCTCGACGCGATCCGCGCGGCGGCCGAGCGGCCCGGCCGGGGACGACGGGCGGCCGTCGTCATCGGCGGTGGCCTGCTCGGCCTGGAGGCGGCCAAGGCGTTGCGGGACATGGGACTATCGCCGCACGTCGTCGAAATGGCGCCGCGGCTGATGCCGCTCCAGGTCGACGAGGGTGGCGGCTCGCTGCTGCGGCGGCTCATCTCCGGGCTGGATGTGACTGTCCACACGGGAACCTCGACCGACGCGATCGAGGCCGACGGCTCGCGGCTGGTGGCCCGCCTGGGCAACGGCACTGAGCTGGACGTCGACCTGGTCGTGTTCTCCGCCGGGGTGCGACCGCGGGACGACCTCGCGCGGCAGTCCGGTTTGGACGTCGGCCCGCGCGGTGGCGTACTCGTCGACTCTTCCTGCCGCACCGGTGATCCGGCGGTGTACGCGATCGGTGAGTGTGCCGCGGTCGAGGGCCGCGTCTACGGCATCGTGGCACCCGGGTACGCGATGGCCGAGATCGTCGCGGCGCAGCTGACCGGCGGTTCCGGGACGTTCCCGGAGCCGGACACGTCGACCAAGCTGAAGCTGATGGGCGTCGACGTCGCGTCGTTCGGTGACGCGCACGCGGCCACCGAGGGCGCGCTCGAGGTCGCCGTCAACGACGCGGTCGCCGGGACGTACAAGAAGCTCGTGGTCACCGACGACGGCAAGACGCTGCTCGGCGGGGTGCTGGTCGGTGACGCGGCGGAGTACAACACGCTGCGGGCCCTGGTCGGCCGTCCGCTGCCGGCCGAGCCTTCGGCGATCCTCGCCCCGGCCGGAGGCGGCGCCGCGGTCGGCGTCGACGCGCTGCCGGACGCGGCGCAGATCTGTTCGTGCAACGCCGTTTCCAAGGGCACGCTCACGCGGGCGATCCACGAGGACGGCTGCGACACCGTCGGCGAGCTCAAGGCATGCACCCGCGCCGGGACCGCGTGCGGCTCCTGCGTCCCGCTGCTCGGGAGGCTGCTGACCGCGGCCGGCGTCGAGCAGTCGAAAGCCCTGTGTGAGCACTTCGGACAGTCGCGGGCGGAACTGTTCGAGATCGTCCGGGCCACCCGGATCCCGACGTTCAGCGAGGTCATCGCCCGTTACGGCACGGGCACCGGCTGCGCGGTCTGCAAGCCCGCGGTGGCGTCGATCCTGGCCACGCTGGGCGGCGGTCACGTGCTCGGCGGCGAGCGGATGACGTTGCAGGACACCAACGACCGGTTCCTGGCCAACATCCAGCGCAACGGCACCTACTCGGTCGTCCCGCGGATCCCCGGCGGCGAGATCACGCCGGAGAAGCTGATCGTGATCGGGCAGGTGGCGAAGGACTTCGGGCTGTACACCAAGATCACCGGCGGGCAGCGGATCGACCTGTTCGGCGCCACGGTGGACCAGCTGCCGCTGATCTGGCGCCGGCTGGTCGACGCCGGGTTCGAGTCCGGGCACGCGTACGGCAAGGCGCTGCGCACGGTGAAGTCGTGCGTCGGGTCGACGTGGTGCCGCTACGGCGTGCAGGACAGCGTCGGCCTGGCGATCGAGCTGGAGCTGCGGTACCGCGGGCTGCGGTCGCCGCACAAGCTGAAGTCGGCGGTGTCCGGTTGTGCGCGCGAGTGCGCCGAGGCGCGGAGCAAGGACTTCGGGATCATCGCGACGGAGAACGGCTGGAACCTCTACGTCGGCGGCAACGGCGGCACGACACCGCGGCACGCGGAGCTGCTGGTGTCCGATGTGGACACAGAAACGTTGATTCGGACGATCGACCGGTTCCTGATGTTCTACGTCCGCACGGCCGACCGGCTGCAGCGCACGGCGCCGTGGATCGAGGAGCTGGACGGCGGGCTCGACCACCTGCGCGCGGTGATCGTCGACGACAGCCTCGGCATCTGCGAGGACCTCGACGCGGCGATGGCCAAGCACGTCGACAACTACGTCGACGAGTGGCGCGGTGTGCTGGAGGATCCGGAGAAGCTGGCCCGGTTCACCTCCTTCGTCAACGCGCCGGGCACGCCCGACCCGGCGATCTCGTTCCGGTCCGAGCGGGCGCAGAAAGTGCCGGTCATGCTGGGTGTCCCGGAGGTGCGGCGATGA
- a CDS encoding molybdopterin oxidoreductase family protein produces the protein MPQVDTHCPYCALQCGMRLEGVRVTPRDFPVNAGGLCQKGWTAGELLTSPRRLTSPMVRVDGVLEPVGWDFALDFVARKLGELREAHGPDAVAVFGGGGLTNEKAYLLGKFARVALGTSQIDYNGRFCMSSAAAAGIKAFGADRGMPFPVTDLAGADVVLLAGANPAETMPPFTQHLRGADVIVVDPRRTPTAELAGLHLAPAPGTDLALALGILHAVVADGHLNQSYVDARTSGFAQMWRIAASWWPERAEQVTGVPAADMRLAAAKLANARNVYILTARGTEQHATGTATVGGWINLALSLGLPGRKGSGFGCLTGQGNGQGGREHGQKADQLPGYRKLDDPAAREYVAGVWGVDADSLPGPGRSASELLEALGQEGGPKALMVFGSNVVVSAPRSQRVQDRLSALDLLVVADFVLSETAALADVVLPVTQWAEEDGTLTNLEGRILLRRRAIDPPPGVRSDLDVLNGLARRLGQPEGRFPADAETVFEELRIASKGGIADYSGVSYDRLRAGEALHWPVPADDHPGTPRMFLDGFAHPDGRARFVPVEHTGPAELPDDEFPLQATTGRVLQHYQSGAQTRLIGELNDVVPEAFVEVHPDTAKRAGLEEGDHARIRSRRGEMTAKVRFAQTLRPDLVFVPFHFPGAQRANLFTNPALDPVSRMPEFKVCAVALSAVDGVA, from the coding sequence GTGCCGCAGGTCGACACGCACTGCCCGTACTGCGCGCTGCAGTGCGGCATGCGCCTCGAGGGCGTCCGCGTCACGCCGCGGGACTTCCCGGTCAACGCCGGCGGCCTGTGCCAGAAGGGCTGGACGGCCGGCGAACTCCTGACGTCGCCGAGGCGGCTGACCAGTCCGATGGTCCGTGTCGACGGCGTGCTCGAGCCGGTCGGCTGGGACTTCGCTCTCGACTTCGTCGCGCGGAAGCTGGGGGAACTCCGGGAAGCACACGGCCCGGACGCCGTCGCGGTCTTCGGCGGCGGTGGGCTGACCAACGAAAAGGCCTACCTGCTCGGCAAGTTCGCCCGCGTCGCGCTCGGCACCTCGCAGATCGACTACAACGGCCGGTTCTGCATGTCCTCGGCCGCCGCCGCGGGGATCAAGGCCTTCGGCGCCGACCGCGGGATGCCGTTCCCCGTCACCGATCTGGCCGGCGCCGACGTCGTGCTGCTCGCCGGGGCGAACCCGGCCGAAACGATGCCGCCGTTCACCCAGCACCTGCGCGGTGCCGACGTGATCGTCGTCGACCCGCGGCGGACGCCGACCGCCGAGCTCGCCGGCTTGCACCTCGCTCCCGCGCCCGGCACCGATCTCGCGCTGGCGCTGGGCATCCTGCACGCCGTCGTCGCCGACGGTCACCTGAACCAGTCCTATGTGGACGCGCGGACGAGCGGCTTCGCGCAGATGTGGCGGATCGCCGCGTCCTGGTGGCCGGAACGCGCCGAGCAGGTCACCGGCGTTCCGGCCGCCGACATGCGGCTGGCCGCCGCGAAGCTCGCCAACGCGCGCAACGTCTACATCCTCACCGCCCGCGGCACCGAGCAGCACGCCACGGGCACCGCGACCGTCGGCGGCTGGATCAACCTCGCCCTCTCGCTGGGCCTGCCGGGCCGGAAAGGTTCCGGCTTCGGCTGTCTCACCGGCCAGGGCAACGGCCAGGGCGGCCGCGAGCACGGCCAGAAAGCCGACCAGCTGCCCGGCTACCGCAAGCTCGACGACCCGGCCGCCCGCGAGTACGTCGCCGGAGTGTGGGGCGTCGACGCCGACTCGCTGCCCGGACCCGGGCGTTCGGCGTCCGAACTGCTCGAAGCGCTCGGTCAGGAGGGCGGGCCGAAGGCGCTGATGGTGTTCGGCAGCAACGTCGTCGTCTCGGCGCCGCGCTCCCAGCGGGTCCAAGATCGACTGTCCGCCCTGGACCTCCTGGTGGTCGCGGACTTCGTGCTGTCCGAGACGGCGGCGCTCGCCGACGTTGTCCTCCCGGTCACCCAATGGGCCGAAGAAGACGGCACCCTCACCAACTTGGAGGGCCGGATCCTGCTGCGACGCAGAGCCATCGATCCACCGCCGGGCGTGCGGTCCGATTTGGACGTCCTCAACGGACTCGCCCGTCGGCTCGGCCAACCCGAAGGGCGTTTCCCGGCCGACGCCGAGACGGTGTTCGAGGAGTTGCGGATCGCGTCCAAGGGCGGCATCGCCGACTACTCGGGTGTCAGCTACGACCGGCTGCGCGCCGGCGAGGCGCTGCACTGGCCGGTGCCGGCCGACGACCACCCCGGCACGCCGCGGATGTTCCTCGACGGCTTCGCCCACCCGGACGGCCGCGCGCGGTTCGTGCCGGTCGAGCACACCGGCCCGGCCGAACTGCCGGACGACGAGTTCCCGCTGCAGGCCACCACCGGCCGCGTGCTGCAGCACTACCAGTCGGGCGCGCAGACCCGCTTGATCGGTGAGCTGAACGACGTCGTGCCGGAGGCGTTCGTCGAGGTGCACCCGGACACCGCCAAGCGCGCCGGGCTCGAAGAAGGCGACCACGCGCGGATCCGCTCCCGTCGCGGCGAGATGACGGCGAAGGTGCGGTTCGCGCAGACGCTGCGGCCCGACCTGGTCTTCGTGCCGTTCCACTTCCCCGGCGCGCAGCGCGCGAACCTGTTCACCAACCCGGCGCTCGACCCGGTCAGCCGGATGCCGGAGTTCAAGGTGTGCGCCGTCGCCCTGTCCGCTGTGGACGGTGTGGCATGA
- the moeZ gene encoding adenylyltransferase/sulfurtransferase MoeZ yields MSALPPLVEPAAELTKEEVARYSRHLIIPDVGVTGQKRLKNAKVLVIGAGGLGSPALLYLAAAGVGSLGIVDFDVVDESNLQRQVIHGQSDVGKLKAASAQESIAEINPLVRVYLHTERLDSSNALEIFEQYDLIVDGTDNFATRYLVNDAAVLLGKPYVWGSIFRFEGQVSVFWEDAPNGRGLNYRDLYPEPPPPGMVPSCAEGGVLGVLCASIGSIMVTEAIKLITGIGEPLLGRLISYDALEMKYREVKIRKDPETPKITELIDYEAFCGVVSDEAASAASGSTITPAELKAKFDSGENFALIDVREPHEYEIVNIKGATLIPKDRILSGEALAELPQDKPIVLHCKSGARSAEALAALHAAGFKDATHLGGGVLAWAKQIDPSLPTY; encoded by the coding sequence ATGTCAGCACTGCCGCCGCTCGTCGAGCCGGCTGCCGAGCTCACCAAGGAAGAGGTGGCTCGTTACAGCCGTCACCTGATCATCCCGGACGTCGGGGTGACCGGGCAGAAGCGGCTGAAGAACGCGAAGGTCCTGGTCATCGGCGCCGGCGGCCTCGGCAGCCCGGCGCTGCTGTACCTGGCCGCGGCCGGCGTCGGCTCGCTCGGCATCGTCGACTTCGACGTCGTCGACGAGTCGAACCTGCAGCGCCAGGTCATCCACGGCCAGTCCGACGTCGGCAAGCTCAAGGCCGCGTCCGCCCAGGAGTCGATCGCCGAGATCAACCCGCTGGTCCGGGTGTACCTGCACACCGAGCGGCTGGACTCGTCGAACGCGCTGGAGATCTTCGAGCAGTACGACCTGATCGTCGACGGCACGGACAACTTCGCCACGCGCTACCTGGTGAACGACGCCGCGGTGCTGCTGGGCAAGCCGTACGTCTGGGGCTCGATCTTCCGGTTCGAGGGCCAGGTCAGCGTGTTCTGGGAGGACGCGCCGAACGGCAGGGGCCTCAACTACCGCGACCTCTACCCGGAGCCGCCGCCCCCGGGCATGGTCCCGTCGTGCGCCGAGGGTGGCGTGCTGGGCGTGCTGTGCGCGTCCATCGGCTCGATCATGGTGACCGAGGCGATCAAGCTCATCACCGGCATCGGCGAGCCGCTGCTCGGGCGGCTCATCAGCTACGACGCGCTGGAGATGAAGTACCGCGAGGTCAAGATCCGCAAGGACCCGGAGACCCCGAAGATCACCGAGCTGATCGACTACGAGGCGTTCTGCGGTGTGGTGTCGGACGAGGCCGCGTCGGCGGCGTCCGGCAGCACCATCACGCCGGCGGAGCTCAAGGCCAAGTTCGACAGCGGCGAGAACTTCGCCCTGATCGACGTCCGCGAGCCGCACGAGTACGAGATCGTCAACATCAAGGGCGCGACGCTGATCCCGAAGGACCGCATCCTCTCGGGCGAGGCGCTGGCCGAGCTCCCGCAGGACAAGCCGATCGTCCTGCACTGCAAGTCGGGCGCCCGCTCGGCGGAGGCCCTGGCGGCCCTGCACGCAGCCGGCTTCAAGGACGCGACGCACCTCGGCGGCGGCGTGCTGGCCTGGGCCAAGCAGATCGACCCGAGCCTGCCGACCTACTGA
- a CDS encoding nitrate/nitrite transporter, which yields MAHQGKHWIEHWEPEDETFWEETGKKVARRNLWFSVLAEHIGFSVWTLWSVIVLFMGKDYGFDAADKFLLVSTPTLIGGLMRLPYTFAVAKFGGRNWTVVSALLLLIPTILAAAVLHPGTSLGTFLLVAALGGVGGGNFASSMTNINTFYPEKHKGWALGLNAGGGNLGVAAIQLVGLLVIGTAGATAPRIVLYVYIPLIVVAAVCAYFYMDNLATVRGDTKAMREVVKDPHTWVMSFLYVGTFGSFIGYSFAFGLVLQNQFGRTPLQAAAVTFLGPLLGSLARPAGGRLSDRIGGGKVTFATFVGMALATVVLILASTSKSLTLFTVAFIVLFVLTGVGNGSTYKMIPAIFRAKARTAIANGAEEAAELLKARRLSGALIGLAGAIGAEGGLFINLAFRQSFADTKSGVPAFVGFLVFYGLCFAVTWAVYLRKPAEQPSERGLALAGAEV from the coding sequence ATGGCCCACCAAGGGAAGCACTGGATCGAGCACTGGGAACCCGAAGACGAGACGTTCTGGGAGGAGACCGGCAAGAAGGTCGCCCGCCGCAACCTGTGGTTCTCCGTGCTGGCCGAGCACATCGGGTTCTCCGTCTGGACACTGTGGTCGGTCATCGTCCTGTTCATGGGCAAGGACTACGGCTTCGACGCCGCCGACAAGTTCCTGCTCGTCTCGACGCCGACGCTGATCGGCGGCCTGATGCGACTGCCCTACACCTTCGCGGTGGCCAAGTTCGGCGGTCGCAATTGGACGGTCGTCAGTGCCCTCCTGCTGCTGATCCCGACGATCCTGGCCGCCGCGGTGCTGCACCCCGGGACCTCACTCGGCACGTTCCTGCTGGTCGCGGCCCTCGGCGGGGTCGGCGGCGGCAACTTCGCGTCGTCGATGACCAACATCAACACGTTCTACCCGGAGAAGCACAAGGGCTGGGCGCTCGGCCTCAACGCCGGCGGCGGCAACCTCGGTGTCGCGGCGATCCAGCTCGTCGGACTGCTCGTGATCGGCACGGCGGGCGCGACCGCGCCGCGGATCGTGCTGTACGTCTACATCCCGCTGATCGTGGTCGCGGCGGTGTGCGCGTACTTCTACATGGACAACCTCGCGACGGTGCGTGGCGACACCAAGGCGATGCGTGAGGTCGTCAAGGACCCGCACACCTGGGTGATGTCGTTCCTCTACGTCGGCACGTTCGGTTCGTTCATCGGCTACAGCTTCGCGTTCGGGCTGGTGCTGCAGAACCAGTTCGGCCGGACGCCGCTGCAGGCGGCCGCGGTGACGTTCCTCGGACCGCTGCTCGGCTCGCTCGCGCGGCCGGCAGGCGGCCGGCTGTCCGACCGGATCGGCGGCGGCAAGGTCACCTTCGCCACGTTCGTCGGGATGGCGCTCGCGACGGTCGTGCTGATCCTCGCCTCGACGTCGAAGTCCCTGACGCTGTTCACCGTCGCGTTCATCGTCCTCTTTGTCCTCACCGGCGTCGGCAACGGTTCGACGTACAAGATGATCCCGGCGATCTTCCGCGCGAAAGCCCGCACGGCGATCGCGAACGGTGCCGAGGAGGCGGCTGAACTGCTCAAGGCGCGGCGGCTGTCCGGTGCGCTGATCGGCCTGGCCGGCGCGATCGGCGCGGAAGGCGGGCTGTTCATCAACCTGGCGTTCCGGCAGTCGTTCGCCGACACCAAGAGCGGCGTGCCGGCGTTCGTCGGGTTCCTGGTCTTCTACGGGCTGTGCTTCGCCGTCACCTGGGCGGTCTACCTGCGCAAGCCCGCCGAACAGCCGAGTGAGCGCGGTCTGGCGCTCGCGGGAGCGGAGGTCTGA
- a CDS encoding uroporphyrinogen-III synthase: protein MTEVLPLAGFVIGITAARRADELGALLVRKGAGVRYGPAIRIVPLTDDTELHAATARLLGSPVDAVVATTGIGFRGWLEAAEGWGLGEELVARLSTSMLLARGPKVTGAIRAAGLSEDYSPASESNAELLQHLLATGVSGRRIAVQLHGEPLPYFVDTLREAGAEVIEISVYRWVGPVDPGPVDRLLDGVLEGSIHALPFTSAPAVASLLALARRTGRLPGLISALSGPVVAACVGPITAGPLAALGVPTIQPHRARIGALARTLAETLVARSPRLRAGGRCLELRGEAAIVDGEWCEVAPAPMALLRALAASPGRVVSRRELIAALPGGGEEHAVETAIGRLRTSLGGGRVVQTVVKRGYRLAVDA, encoded by the coding sequence GTGACGGAAGTGCTCCCGCTGGCCGGTTTTGTCATCGGCATCACCGCGGCGCGCCGGGCGGACGAGCTCGGCGCGCTGCTGGTGCGCAAGGGGGCGGGCGTCCGGTACGGCCCGGCGATCCGGATCGTGCCGCTGACGGACGACACCGAGCTGCACGCGGCGACCGCGCGGCTGCTCGGCTCACCGGTGGACGCCGTGGTGGCGACGACCGGCATCGGCTTCCGCGGCTGGCTGGAGGCGGCCGAGGGCTGGGGCCTGGGGGAGGAGCTGGTCGCGCGCCTTTCGACGTCGATGCTGCTCGCGCGCGGCCCGAAGGTGACGGGGGCGATCCGCGCGGCGGGGTTGTCGGAGGACTACTCGCCGGCGTCGGAGAGCAACGCGGAACTCTTGCAGCACCTGCTGGCCACCGGCGTCTCCGGCAGGCGGATCGCGGTCCAGCTGCACGGCGAGCCGCTGCCGTACTTCGTGGACACGCTGCGCGAGGCGGGCGCGGAGGTCATCGAGATTTCGGTGTACCGCTGGGTCGGCCCGGTCGACCCGGGCCCGGTGGACCGCCTGCTCGACGGCGTGCTGGAGGGCTCGATCCACGCGCTGCCGTTCACGAGCGCGCCGGCTGTGGCTTCCTTGCTGGCTCTGGCCCGCCGCACGGGCCGGCTGCCCGGGTTGATCTCGGCGCTTTCGGGCCCCGTGGTGGCCGCGTGCGTCGGCCCGATCACGGCGGGTCCGCTGGCTGCGTTGGGTGTCCCGACGATCCAGCCGCACCGAGCGCGGATCGGCGCGCTGGCCCGGACGCTTGCGGAGACGCTGGTGGCGCGTTCGCCGCGGTTGCGGGCGGGCGGGCGGTGCCTGGAACTCCGCGGTGAGGCGGCCATTGTGGATGGTGAATGGTGCGAGGTCGCGCCGGCACCGATGGCGCTGCTGCGGGCATTGGCGGCGTCGCCCGGCCGGGTGGTGTCGCGGCGCGAGCTGATCGCGGCCTTGCCGGGCGGCGGCGAGGAGCACGCGGTGGAGACGGCGATCGGCCGGCTGCGGACGTCACTGGGTGGCGGGCGAGTGGTGCAGACGGTGGTGAAGCGCGGCTACCGGCTGGCGGTGGACGCCTGA
- a CDS encoding FAD-dependent oxidoreductase, with amino-acid sequence MSARDVVIVGYGMAGARLADEIRRRDPAAERVRLTVLGAEKHAAYNRVLLSAVVAGGMSPASVRLHDDEWAARVNVDLRLGTEAVRIDRGKRCVELADGSTVDYDALVLATGANPWIPPVEGLGPGVVTFRTLDDCARILDAARFGAPVAVLGGGLLGLEAARGLAGRGNQVTVVHPNGHVMERQLDPAAGHVLARQLTAMGVNFRFGATAARYLPGDGLKLDDGSFVPADLVVVAAGVRAETSLAEDAGLDVDRGILVDDVLRTSDGRIHALGDCARHPGAPGGLIQPAWEQAEVLADVLTGTNAAARYRGTTAVTRLKARGIDLAALGETQVEATDDDAEVLTFTDPAGGRYGKLVVRENRVTGAILLGLPDAAASITQYHDRGTPLPEDRLAVLLGRALPAGATPAASPADLPATAVICRCNNVTKARLIDAWKAGATDTPALARATRATTGCGGCADTVGAVANWLAAQ; translated from the coding sequence ATGAGCGCCCGGGACGTCGTGATCGTCGGGTACGGCATGGCCGGGGCCCGGCTGGCCGACGAGATCCGCCGCCGCGACCCGGCCGCCGAGCGTGTCCGGCTGACCGTGCTCGGCGCCGAGAAGCACGCGGCCTACAACCGGGTGCTGCTCTCGGCCGTCGTCGCGGGCGGGATGAGCCCGGCGAGCGTCCGGCTGCACGACGACGAGTGGGCTGCGCGCGTGAACGTCGACCTCCGCCTCGGCACGGAAGCCGTGCGGATCGACCGCGGGAAGCGCTGCGTCGAGCTGGCCGACGGGTCCACTGTGGACTATGACGCCCTGGTGCTCGCCACCGGCGCCAACCCGTGGATCCCGCCGGTCGAAGGCCTCGGACCCGGTGTGGTCACCTTCAGGACGCTCGACGACTGCGCCAGGATCCTCGACGCCGCCCGCTTCGGCGCGCCGGTCGCGGTGCTCGGCGGCGGGCTGCTCGGGCTTGAAGCCGCGCGCGGCCTGGCCGGGCGCGGCAACCAGGTGACCGTTGTGCACCCGAACGGCCACGTCATGGAGCGCCAGCTCGACCCGGCCGCCGGGCACGTGCTGGCCCGGCAGCTGACCGCGATGGGCGTTAACTTCCGGTTCGGTGCCACCGCCGCCCGCTACCTACCCGGCGACGGCCTCAAGCTCGACGACGGCAGCTTCGTCCCGGCCGACCTCGTCGTGGTCGCCGCCGGGGTCCGGGCCGAGACGAGCCTCGCCGAGGACGCCGGGCTCGACGTCGACCGCGGGATCCTGGTGGACGACGTGCTGCGCACCAGCGACGGCCGGATCCACGCGCTCGGCGACTGCGCTCGTCACCCCGGCGCCCCGGGCGGACTGATCCAGCCCGCGTGGGAGCAGGCCGAGGTGCTGGCCGACGTCCTGACCGGCACGAACGCCGCCGCGCGCTACCGCGGCACGACCGCGGTCACCCGGCTCAAGGCCCGCGGCATCGACCTCGCCGCGCTGGGGGAGACGCAGGTCGAGGCCACCGACGACGACGCGGAGGTGCTGACGTTCACCGACCCGGCCGGCGGCCGGTACGGCAAGCTCGTCGTCCGCGAAAACCGCGTCACCGGGGCGATCCTGCTGGGCCTGCCCGACGCGGCCGCGTCGATCACCCAGTACCACGACCGCGGGACGCCGTTGCCGGAAGACCGGCTCGCGGTGCTCCTCGGCCGGGCGCTGCCGGCCGGTGCCACCCCGGCGGCCAGCCCGGCCGACCTGCCGGCGACCGCGGTGATCTGCCGCTGCAACAACGTCACCAAGGCCCGGCTGATCGACGCCTGGAAAGCCGGGGCCACCGATACTCCCGCACTGGCGCGGGCCACGCGGGCCACCACGGGCTGCGGCGGGTGCGCCGACACCGTCGGCGCCGTCGCGAACTGGCTGGCCGCGCAATGA
- a CDS encoding TIGR02569 family protein, whose product MRSTLERPPGHVCSAFGGLADGGEPMPDSAAWRCGDLVLKPVTDKARTLWTARALDYVDEPGLRVAKPVRSTDGRWIVGGWTASRFVAGSAEHRGDAAVLAAVKLHRATVGLPRPDFIAARKDVDAVADRVAWEELEVPLDETKGGRWFEVLAGARRPIKLPSQVAHGELLAGLLFDGDATPGLVDFVPYYRPGEYGAAIVAVDALAWGGATRELVERWAHLPEWPQLLLRAVLFRLAANALNPRSTRAALDGLRVAAREVSGVL is encoded by the coding sequence GTGCGGTCAACCCTCGAACGCCCTCCCGGCCACGTCTGCTCGGCCTTCGGCGGGCTTGCCGACGGCGGCGAACCGATGCCGGACTCGGCGGCGTGGCGCTGCGGCGATCTGGTGCTCAAACCGGTCACCGACAAGGCCCGGACCCTGTGGACCGCCCGCGCGCTCGACTACGTCGACGAGCCGGGCCTGCGGGTCGCGAAGCCGGTGCGGTCCACCGACGGCCGGTGGATCGTCGGCGGCTGGACGGCGTCGCGGTTCGTCGCCGGCTCGGCCGAGCACCGCGGTGACGCGGCGGTGCTGGCCGCGGTGAAGCTGCACCGGGCGACCGTCGGGCTGCCGCGGCCGGACTTCATCGCCGCCCGCAAGGACGTCGACGCCGTCGCCGACCGGGTCGCCTGGGAAGAGCTCGAGGTTCCCCTGGACGAGACCAAGGGCGGCCGCTGGTTCGAGGTCCTGGCCGGCGCGCGCCGGCCGATCAAGCTGCCGTCCCAGGTCGCGCACGGCGAGCTGCTGGCGGGCCTGCTCTTCGACGGCGACGCAACACCGGGCTTGGTCGACTTCGTCCCGTACTACCGCCCGGGCGAGTACGGCGCCGCGATCGTCGCGGTCGACGCGCTGGCCTGGGGCGGCGCGACCCGCGAGCTGGTCGAACGCTGGGCCCACCTGCCGGAGTGGCCGCAGCTGCTGCTGCGCGCGGTGCTGTTCCGCCTGGCGGCGAACGCGTTGAACCCGAGGTCGACGCGGGCGGCGTTGGACGGCCTTCGCGTGGCGGCCCGCGAGGTCAGCGGCGTGCTCTAA
- the nirD gene encoding nitrite reductase small subunit NirD: MTTSLERTWTAVCGVDAVPEYSGVAALLDGVQVAIFRLPGARWYALSNWDPCSGAAVLSRGIVGDAGGVPVVASPVYKERFALDSGQCLDAEGVSVPVYGVRVREGVVEVESP, from the coding sequence ATGACGACGTCTCTCGAACGGACGTGGACGGCGGTGTGCGGCGTGGACGCGGTGCCGGAGTACTCGGGGGTCGCCGCCCTGCTGGACGGCGTCCAGGTGGCGATCTTCCGGCTGCCGGGTGCGCGGTGGTACGCACTGTCCAATTGGGACCCGTGCAGTGGCGCGGCGGTGCTTTCGCGGGGGATCGTCGGGGACGCCGGCGGGGTGCCCGTGGTCGCGTCGCCGGTCTACAAAGAACGGTTCGCGCTCGACAGTGGACAGTGCCTGGACGCCGAGGGCGTCTCGGTCCCGGTGTACGGGGTGCGCGTGCGAGAGGGCGTGGTCGAAGTGGAGTCGCCGTGA